A region from the Silene latifolia isolate original U9 population chromosome 7, ASM4854445v1, whole genome shotgun sequence genome encodes:
- the LOC141590519 gene encoding protein FAR1-RELATED SEQUENCE 5-like, protein MTFTLKLYGYLHLYFISDDIYIYTYTLWTFTDSLKQNGVQPDMQELCREVEKRFTPYTTKKWCGGEIKSKLVICNREGFAHKKPSKDRNDGLVGEKSQRIFGVTRVGCKARIRLYMKNGLLLIDRFHEGHNHELISLKDIEFQRLSRNITNYHKMIIVSNSRIGATKTYRICKEQVNGFENIGASLNDFKNFHRDVKCFIHERDGQLFVDHFKEMTEIRIGFYFDYDLDNDGILRRAIWADGTARDNYKNFGDAVSFDPTYSTNKYSMVFTPFTGVDHHKRSVTFCGALIAREDYESFNWVFSRFLQAMGGYVCYKGTVGDGALQRLEDGVDYEDDSNIRERK, encoded by the exons atgacatttacacttaaacTCTATGGATATTTACACTTATACTTCATATCTGatgacatttacatttacacttacactctgTGGACATTTACAGACTCGCTAAAACAGAATGGAGTTCAACCTGACATGCAGGAGCTGTGTAGGGAGGTCGAGAAGAGGTTTACACC GTACACAACAAAAAAATGGTGTGGCGGTGAGATCAAGTCAAAGCTCGTCATCTGCAATCGAGAAGGTTTCGCTCACAAGAAGCCCAGTAAAGATCGGAATGACGGACTGGTTGGGGAGAAGTCACAGAGGATATTCGGAGTCACTAGAGTGGGGTGTAAAGCGAGGATACGACTATATATGAAGAATGGTCTTTTATTAATTGATCGGTTCCACGAGGGTCACAACCACGAGCTTATCTCACTTAAGGACATAGAGTTCCAGAGATTGTCGCGTAACATAACAAATTATCATAAGATGATAATCGTTTCGAACTCAAGG ATAGGAGCAACAAAGACATACAGAATCTGCAAAGAACAAGTGAATGGATTCGAGAACATTGGAGCAagcttaaatgattttaagaacttccataggGATGTTAAATGTTTCATTCACGAACGGGATGGTCAGTTGTTTGTTGACCATTTCAAGGAAATGACTGAAATAAGAATAGGTTTTTACTTTGACTATGACCTTGACAATGATGGCATCCTGCGTAGGGCCATATGGGCGGACGGTACTGCCCGAGATAATTACAAAAATTTTGGTGATGCGGTGTCATTTGACCCAACTTACTCCACCAATAAGTATTCTATGGTATTCACACCATTCACAGGTGTTGACCACCATAAACGATCTGTAACGTTCTGTGGGGCTCTAATTGCAAGGGAAGATTATGAGTCATTTAATTGGGTTTTCAGCCGGTTTTTACAAGCAATGGGGGG ATACGTATGCTATAAAGGGACAGTTggtgatggcgcattgcagaGACTTGAGGATGGCGTCGATTATGAGGACGACTCAAAtatcagagagcgaaaatag